One region of Oryza glaberrima chromosome 7, OglaRS2, whole genome shotgun sequence genomic DNA includes:
- the LOC127779385 gene encoding transmembrane emp24 domain-containing protein p24delta9-like, whose amino-acid sequence MAARRPGSPAPRWAPWPLLAAAAVLLLLSAAPRTARALRFDLESGHTKCISDEIKVNSMVVGKYHVVGPDPNFPDNPLPDSHRISLRVTSPYGNSVHYAENVPSGNFAFTATEAGDYLACFWAPDHKPLVSIGFEFDWRSGVAAKDWSNVAKKGQVDVMEMELKKLEETIKSIHEEMFYLREREEEMQNLNKQTNSRMAWLGFLSLGICLSVAGLQLWHLKTFFERKKLL is encoded by the exons atggccgcgcgccgccccggATCGCCCGCTCCCAGGTGGGCGCCATggcccctcctcgccgccgccgccgtgctcctcctcctctcggccGCGCCGCGGACGGCGCGCGCCCTCCGGTTCGACCTCGAGTCCGGCCACACCAAGTGCATCTCCGACGAGATCAAGGTCAACTCCATGGTCGTCGGGAAGTACCACGTCGTCGGCCCCGACCCCAACTTCCCCGACAACCCTCTCCCCGACTCCCACCGCATCTCCCTCAGG GTGACGTCACCGTACGGGAACAGCGTGCACTACGCGGAGAACGTGCCGTCGGGGAACTTCGCGTTCACGGCGACGGAGGCCGGCGACTACCTGGCCTGCTTCTGGGCGCCCGACCACAAGCCGCTGGTCTCCATCGGGTTCGAGTTCGACTGGAGGAGCGGCGTCGCGGCCAAGGACTGGTCCAACGTCGCCAAGAAGGGGCAGGTCGAT GTGATGGAGATGGAGTTGAAGAAGCTAGAAGAAACCATCAAATCTATCCATGAAGAAATGTTTTACCTACGTGAAAG GGAGGAGGAAATGCAGAACCTGAACAAGCAAACGAACTCAAGAATGGCATGGCTCGGGTTCCTCTCACTCGGAATCTGCCTATCCGTCGCGGGGCTGCAGCTGTGGCACCTGAAGACCTTTTTTGAGAGAAAGAAGCTTCTGTAG